The sequence below is a genomic window from Dyadobacter chenwenxiniae.
CTCTAAGACCGACACACTTTTTCCATTCAATTATTATGACACCTTTGACTGGTACTTGCAGTTAGGACCACTTTCAAATGTTAATGGAAAATACTTTCATAGCACCCTACCCTCGTGGAACAACTTTGTAAAACATCCAAACTACGATGGTTTTTGGCAGCGCCAATCTGCTACCGCTCGACTTAGTTCAAACAATGTACCAATATTGAACGTGGCGGGTTGGTGGGATCAAGAGGATTTTTACGGCCCCCTATCCATATATCAGGCATTGGAAAAAATCGATAAAGATAAAATAAATCAACTGGTCATAGGCCCCTGGCATCATGGGCAATGGGCATATTGGCTCGGAGAAAAGCTAGGAAACATAAATTTTAATTCAAATACTGGTGAGACCTTTCGAAAGGAGATTCAGGCTCCTTGGTTCGCCTACCATCTGAAAGGGAAAGGCAAAGGTTTCACCTCCGAAGCAGTAGTATTTCAAACAGGAAGCAATCGTTGGCAACATTACGATAAGTGGCCACCAGCAGCAATGAGGGTGAAGAACCTATATATTCATGCAAATGGTAAACTATCATTTACAAAGCCCACCAATAAAAATGATGCGTATGATTATTACATTTCAGATCCATCGCATCCAGTCCCATACAGGAACAGGCCTATCGAACCGACAAATTCCAAAGATTCCAGGTGGCGAGCTTGGTTAACCGAAGACCAGCGTTTTGTAAAAGACCGTCCAGATGTCCTTAGTTGGCAGACTGATCCACTTGAAGATGATTTAACGGTAACGGGCCGTATCTTGGCTAACCTATATGCTGCTACTTCTGGGAGCGATGCTGACTGGATCGTTAAGCTGATAGATGTTTATCCAGAAAATATCCCTGTTGAACCTACGATGGGTGGATACGAATTAATGGTTGCCAATGAAGTCTTTCGTGGTCGTTATAGGAAAAGCTTTGAATCACCGCAACCAATTAAACCGAATCAAGTGAATCTGTACCCGATTGATTTGCACCAGATTGATCATGTTTTCAAAAAAGGTCACCGAGTTATGGTCCAGGTTCAAAGTAGTTGGTTTCCCCTAATTGATCGCAATCCACAATCATATGTTCCTTCAATTTTCACGGCCAAACAGTCTGATTACAAATCAGCCATCCATAAAATCAGTCGATCGGAGCGCTTCCCAACCCACATACAGTTGCAGGTAACAGAATAATATCAGATGACTCAATGCCGGTAAGCGGGAAAAGTTTTTCTTACGGATGCCAAACGAATCCTGCAACTGTCTGATAAAGCAGTCCGCAGTGCCCGGCAGGTCGGGGCCCAGCAGCAGGTAATTAGCTGAGGGGTTTTTAAACTGATACTTCCTGAGCGTATAATGGGAATGCTCAATCTTTTTTCAGCCCACTTCCCGCTGTTAGAGATTAAAATAGTTGAGCTTCCAAACCCGGTCCAGGTTCAGCTTAGCGTAGCTAATGAGCAAATTGACTTAGGTTTAAGCGTACTGCCGCTGGTTAGTGAAGGACTGATAGCCAACCAATACACCCAAGCTGATTATACAATCCTGATGAACCGGGAGCATCATTTGGCTGGACAAAAGGCTTCAAATTAGCTGCGCTAAAAAAGAAAAGTGGATTGACCATGGACCAGAAGCAGGGCTCTTTTACGGGCAACTGGAAGAAGTTTGTCGTAAAGCGGGTTTTCACCGAGAAAGCAACATGGCGCAGTATGTGCCATCGTTTGAACTACTAAAAAGCATGGTTAGGTCTGGAAAAGGGATTGCCTTTATACCGGCATCTCTTGATTTGAAGCAGGAAAGCAATCTCATTTCCATGCCTATTGTAAATCCCGATGGAACACCATTTAAAGAGATTGTGATTAAGCATGTTCTTGTTCACAAATCAGAACAGCCTTCACCGCTGGTACAAGCTCTGAGTGGCCTTTTGAAATCCCAGATTCGCTAGAATTTTGAACGCTTGGTTTAAATTTATGTACAATGATTTTAACAACTGGGAAAAGTACATTTTAACCCAGGTACTGACAAAGTTTTATGAACTTCAAATACCAATAGTAGCCTTGCTTCACGGATTTTAGCTTTATTGAAGAGTGTTTGTTGGATTTCATTTTAACCACCGTTGGCGTTGCACAACTCTCAAAATGACATTTAACTAGTTGCGATGACGAGAGAATATTTGGATATGCTATTTAAATTTTTGAAGATGAGCTTCGATCTGAGCATCTCGCACAGATATCATATTCTTTGAATCGTTAGTAAGTTCATGGTTGAGCGCTACATCCGTTTCGAGACTTGTATGTCTGTAGAGTGGCGATGGATTGTACTCGACAAGCAATTGAATTCTTCTAGCCTCATGAGGCCGGGCAATTTTATTGACGAAGTAAAAGCCTAGATCGATTCCTGCTGTTACCCCGCCGCAGGAGATAATATTACTGTCTTCGACAATACGCTCGTCAACTACAATGGCACCAAACTTTTCAAGGGCCTGGTACGCGTTCCTGTTAGTTGTCACTTTCTTATCAAAGAGAAGTCCACAGAACGCTAGAATTAGCGAACCTGTACATACTGTGAGAACAAAACCGGCTTTTTTACAGACTGCCTCGACGATTCGAAGGTTATCTTCACTTTTATAAAATTCTATCTGCCCACGACCTCCCGGAATAAGAAGGACATCCAATTTCGTCTTCACCGTCAATATCAGAGAAGGCTCGACGAAGAGCTTGTTTCCAACATCGATCGGGCCTGGCAAACAGGCAACATTTTGAACATCCCATGCTTTAACTCGGTCTAAAATATCCATTGGACCGAACGCATCTAAGGCAGTCACTTAGTCATAAAGCAGGATCCCAATTTTCATGAATTTGTGATATCAGAATTTATAAAGTAAACCATCATTAAATATGGCCATGCCATTCATATTCAAAGCGAACTGCTATACGGGTTGTCTGTAAATGCCCAAAGTTCTTTTTTAAGCTTGCAGTCAAGTTCTTTCTCCCATTTGTTTACTAAAAATACTTTGACTTCTTCACGGCCCGAGATAAATTCCGACCGATTGCGCCATTCTGTATTAAGGGTATAAGCCATGCATACTACTTCAGGATCGCGGCTATTCCATGCTTGCTCTGCAAGCATAACTTTCTTCACCGCTGAATCGTAGCTAAAACGGTGGTACTGGGTTTTTAATTTCCATCACTTCATTTGATTTATTTGTTATTTGCAAAAAGTCCGGCAGTATCACACCCAAATATCTTATTTTGGAAGGGTGGAGAGAAACTTCAGTATTTCATTTCCTATCTCCTGTACATGGGTTTCTAACGCAAAGTGGCCAGTATCATAAAATTTTACTGTTGCGTCAGGAATATCTTTTTTATAGGCCTCAGCTCCGGCTGGAAGAAAAAATGGATCTTTATTTCCCCATACAGCAAGCAATTTGGGTTTATTGGCTCTAAAATACTTTTGAAACGATGGATACAGATCAACATTTGTTTTATAGTCTTTCAACAGGTCAAGCTGAATTTCTGCAGATTCTGGCCTATCCAGAAAATGCTGATCCAAAATGTAAGCTTCGGGGGCTACAAGCGATGAATCGGTAACACCAGTAAAATACTGGAATTCTGTTCCCTCCTTGCTATAAAAAGACCTTAGCGCATCTCTATTTTCCTGGGTGTCATTTTCCCAATATTTCTGGATTGGATTCCACCCCGTACTCAGTCCTTCTACATAGGCATTGCCATTCTGTGAAATAATCCCCGTAATTTTCTTTGGATTTGCAAGTGCCAGACGAAATCCGGTTGGTGCACCATAATCGAATACATAAATTGCAAACCTTTTTAAACCTAATTCATCTATAAAACCCTGCATTGTTTTGGCCAGATTTTCAAAAGTATAGGTATAAGTTGTACGATCTGGCAAATCAGTATTTCCAAATCCAGGAATATCAGGGGCTATAACGTGATATTTTTTGTTCAGCATTGGTATCAGATCCCGGAACATATGGGATGATGTTGGATAACCATGCAATAATAATATTGTGGGTGCTCCTGCCGGGCCTGACTCTCTATAAAATACGCCAAGTCCGTTTACATTTACTTTGCGGTGATGTACAACTCCAACTTCTAAAGCAGGACTTGTTTTAACTGTGTTTGATTGTGCCATAATTTCTGTTCTCCCTAATAAGCCAGTCAGGATTATCGTTAAGGCTATTTTTAGATTTTTCATTTTTTCCTTTTTTTATTCAAAAGTAAACCTGACATTTAATCATTCAAAATGATTTATAAAGATACCATATATCTCAGTTTAAGATTTATGAACACGAATGACCTTAATTTATTTGAAGCCGTTGCACATTATGCCAGTTTTACAAAGGCTGCTGAAGCTATGTTTACAGTTCAATCAAATGTAACTACCCGTATAAAAAATTTGGAAGAGGAGTTTGGCGCACTGCTTTTTACCAGAAACAACCGCAAGGTCGAATTAACTCCGGAAGGTGAAAAACTGATTCGCTATACCAAGCAAATCAACCATATTTTGGATGAGGCAAAAAGGTCGATTGGTAAAAGTGACATCGTAAAGGGCCAGATTAAAATTGGATTTTTGGAAACCATGATGACCCTGAAAGGGCCTGAACTTGTTAATGAACTTGCCTCTAAATTCCCATTTGTTGACCTTGATTTTAGATCCGCGATGAGTGCCAGCCTAATTAGTGATGTGTTGAATTATAAACTAGATGCAGCATTTATTCCTGCTCCTCTTGACATTCCTGAACTTGAACAAATTAGAATAAAGGAGGAACAGGTCGTAATTGTTGCTCCTG
It includes:
- a CDS encoding CocE/NonD family hydrolase; amino-acid sequence: MRTFLISFALLSGLLNRDLVHAQTSPTFTYTSKNVMIPMRDGVRLFTSIFVPSQHQDDLPFLMTRTPYDAVQSHDPSHNDYIKDMASEGYIFVFQDIRGRNKSEGRYEMLRPSLINGQVGIDESTDTYDTIDWLLKNIVGNNGKVGMYGISYDGWTTLMGIIRPHPALKAASPQASPADMFLGDDFHHNGAFRLSYSFEYAFSQEASKTDTLFPFNYYDTFDWYLQLGPLSNVNGKYFHSTLPSWNNFVKHPNYDGFWQRQSATARLSSNNVPILNVAGWWDQEDFYGPLSIYQALEKIDKDKINQLVIGPWHHGQWAYWLGEKLGNINFNSNTGETFRKEIQAPWFAYHLKGKGKGFTSEAVVFQTGSNRWQHYDKWPPAAMRVKNLYIHANGKLSFTKPTNKNDAYDYYISDPSHPVPYRNRPIEPTNSKDSRWRAWLTEDQRFVKDRPDVLSWQTDPLEDDLTVTGRILANLYAATSGSDADWIVKLIDVYPENIPVEPTMGGYELMVANEVFRGRYRKSFESPQPIKPNQVNLYPIDLHQIDHVFKKGHRVMVQVQSSWFPLIDRNPQSYVPSIFTAKQSDYKSAIHKISRSERFPTHIQLQVTE
- a CDS encoding LysR family transcriptional regulator substrate-binding protein; this encodes MEEVCRKAGFHRESNMAQYVPSFELLKSMVRSGKGIAFIPASLDLKQESNLISMPIVNPDGTPFKEIVIKHVLVHKSEQPSPLVQALSGLLKSQIR
- a CDS encoding DJ-1/PfpI family protein translates to MTALDAFGPMDILDRVKAWDVQNVACLPGPIDVGNKLFVEPSLILTVKTKLDVLLIPGGRGQIEFYKSEDNLRIVEAVCKKAGFVLTVCTGSLILAFCGLLFDKKVTTNRNAYQALEKFGAIVVDERIVEDSNIISCGGVTAGIDLGFYFVNKIARPHEARRIQLLVEYNPSPLYRHTSLETDVALNHELTNDSKNMISVRDAQIEAHLQKFK
- a CDS encoding DUF1348 family protein; this encodes MLAEQAWNSRDPEVVCMAYTLNTEWRNRSEFISGREEVKVFLVNKWEKELDCKLKKELWAFTDNPYSSSL
- a CDS encoding alpha/beta fold hydrolase codes for the protein MKNLKIALTIILTGLLGRTEIMAQSNTVKTSPALEVGVVHHRKVNVNGLGVFYRESGPAGAPTILLLHGYPTSSHMFRDLIPMLNKKYHVIAPDIPGFGNTDLPDRTTYTYTFENLAKTMQGFIDELGLKRFAIYVFDYGAPTGFRLALANPKKITGIISQNGNAYVEGLSTGWNPIQKYWENDTQENRDALRSFYSKEGTEFQYFTGVTDSSLVAPEAYILDQHFLDRPESAEIQLDLLKDYKTNVDLYPSFQKYFRANKPKLLAVWGNKDPFFLPAGAEAYKKDIPDATVKFYDTGHFALETHVQEIGNEILKFLSTLPK
- a CDS encoding LysR family transcriptional regulator, whose translation is MIYKDTIYLSLRFMNTNDLNLFEAVAHYASFTKAAEAMFTVQSNVTTRIKNLEEEFGALLFTRNNRKVELTPEGEKLIRYTKQINHILDEAKRSIGKSDIVKGQIKIGFLETMMTLKGPELVNELASKFPFVDLDFRSAMSASLISDVLNYKLDAAFIPAPLDIPELEQIRIKEEQVVIVAPADCENLDILLKKNPLKTIVFDQGCVFRAKLDSWLVSKGIAQYHKTVMNSIEGVVNFIESGIGFSVMPEEIISTFYGNRNIKTFPLPKELGLMTTILVYRKDVPLSPALKAFISISGGTKSNNGDK